TCAACCCAGAGAGCAAACTCCTCATGATGACGCACGCGTTCGAGACTCTCGGCTGCGAACGCGTCCAGCTCAAGTGCGATGTGCTCAACCTGCACAGCGCCGCGGCAATCCAGAAACTCGGTGCCAAAAAAGAAGGCGTGCTCCGCAAGCAGATGGTCGTCCGGGGCGGGCGCATGCGCGACACCGCCCTGTTCAGCATCATCCGCGAGGAGTGGCCCGCGGTCAAAGCCGCGCTCGAAAAGCGCGCGAGCGCCTCCTGACGCCCCGGCCCGATTTGAAATCCCGCGCGCACTTGGTGTAGTCTCTGGCGGTGCAAGTCCGCGCCGCCTCTCCCACCAAGTCGCTTATCGCCGCCTGGCTCGGCTGGGCCTTCGACGGGCTCGACGGCTACCTCTTCGTCATCCTCGCCGCGCCGCTCGTCGAGGAAGTTCTCACCGAGCAATACGGCGTCGCGCCCGATCCCAAGGATGTTGGCACGAAAGCCGTTCTCATCCAGGCGATGTTCCTCGTCGGCTGGGCGGTTGGCGGCGCGGTCTTCGGTCGCATCGGCGACAAACTCGGCCGTGCGCGCACGCTCATGCTCACGGTCCTCACCTACGCGATCTTCACCGGCGCCGTCTACTTCGCGAATTCGTGGTGGCTCCTGCTCGTCTTCCGCTTCATCGCCGCGCTCGGCATCGGCGGCGAATGGGCCGCCGGCTCCGCGCTTGTCTGCGAGACCTTGCACGTCCGCCATCGCGCATGGGCGAGCGCCACACTCCAAACCGGTTACATCGTCGGTTGCATCGCCGCTTCGTTCGTCGCCAAGTGGATGCTCGAACGCGGCTTCGACCCGCGCACGCCGTTCCTTGTCGGCGTCGTGCCCGCGCTCTTCACGATCTGGATCAGGAGCGCCGTCCCCGAGCCCGAACACTGGGTCCGGGCCGCGAGCCAATCCAAGCCGCCCCGCATCCGCGAACTCTTCTCCGGCAAAATCGCCCGCTCCACGCTCCTGCTCACCGCACTCACCTCGATCGCCCTCACAACCGCCTGGGGCTTCCTCTTCTTCGGGCCACAACTCATCCAGAAACTGCCCGAAGTCGGCGCCATGAAAAAGCCCGAATTGCAGGCCCTCGTCTCGCGCATTTCGATCATCTACCTGGTCGTCAACATCTTCGCAAACTTCTTCGCCACCTATCTTGCGCGCTTCATCGGCTACCGCCGCGCGTTCTTCATCCTTATGGGCGGAGGCCTCGGCGCATTCTGCCTGACATTCCGCGCCCCGCCCGCGCTCGATCACGTCCTGCTTCTCTACTGCATCATCGCCTTCTTCGCGCTCGGCCTCTTTGCGCTCTTTCCGCTCTACATCCCGCCGCTCTTCCCCGTGCTGATCCGCACGGTCGGCGCCGGCTTCACCTACAACGTTGGGCGCCTCGTCTCCGCCGCGGGAACGCTTCTCGCCCTCCTCGCCGGAGACCGGCTCGCAACCGCGATGGGCTTCACGGCCGTCTTGTGGTGGATCGGACTGCTCTTTATTCCCGGCCTCATTGTCTGCCTCTTCCTCCCCGAGCCGCCGTCGGAAGAAGCCGCGCCGTAGGCTTGCACCCTTCCGCTCGCGCACCATGGCCGTCTCACCCTTCAAACTCGAATCGATCGCGCGCCTGCTCGGGCAGGGTCGCTTTGCCCAGGCCGAGACCGAACTCCACAAGCTCGGCCGCATCTCGCCCGGAGATCCCAACGTCGCCGGACTCTTGATCTCGCTCTTCGCCGAAACCGGTCGCTTCGAGCAGGCCGCCTTCGCCGCGGAACGTCGCGCGGCACTCCTCCCTCAAGACTTTGCCGCCCAGCAGACGCTCGTGGAAATGCTGCTCGCGGCAAAGAAGCCGGACGAGGCGGTCGCCCGAGCCCGGACCGTCTTCGAACAATCGAAGACCCAGCCGAACGCAATACTCGTGCTCGCTTCGGCGCTCCTCTATGTGGGGCGCGGCTCCGAATGCGCGGCGCTCGTCGCCGAGCGTTCGAGCGCCGGGGTCGCCAGCGAGGATTTGCGGGGGCTGCG
The DNA window shown above is from Phycisphaeraceae bacterium and carries:
- a CDS encoding MFS transporter; amino-acid sequence: MQVRAASPTKSLIAAWLGWAFDGLDGYLFVILAAPLVEEVLTEQYGVAPDPKDVGTKAVLIQAMFLVGWAVGGAVFGRIGDKLGRARTLMLTVLTYAIFTGAVYFANSWWLLLVFRFIAALGIGGEWAAGSALVCETLHVRHRAWASATLQTGYIVGCIAASFVAKWMLERGFDPRTPFLVGVVPALFTIWIRSAVPEPEHWVRAASQSKPPRIRELFSGKIARSTLLLTALTSIALTTAWGFLFFGPQLIQKLPEVGAMKKPELQALVSRISIIYLVVNIFANFFATYLARFIGYRRAFFILMGGGLGAFCLTFRAPPALDHVLLLYCIIAFFALGLFALFPLYIPPLFPVLIRTVGAGFTYNVGRLVSAAGTLLALLAGDRLATAMGFTAVLWWIGLLFIPGLIVCLFLPEPPSEEAAP